The window GGAGGCGGACAGCGCGCCCAGTTCGTAGGCCCGCCCGATCACACCCTCCAGTTCGGCCATGACCCGCCCGGCGAGACCGCGGCGGCGCCGGTCGGAGCGTACGGCGACCGCCTCGACGTACCCGGTCCGCAGGGCCCGGCCGGCGTGCACGACCCGGCGTTGCACCACACTGCCGTGCGCGACCAGCCCGCTGTCCTCCCGCACCAGCACGTGCATCCCGCCGAGCGCGTGCTCGAAGTCCTCGTCGGCGAAGTCCCCGTCGAACGCGTCGTCCAGCAGCGCGCGGATCTCGCCGAACTCCGTCGTGCCCAGTTCGCCGGTGTGCCGCAGGAGGGTGCCGTCACTCGTGTTCGCCGTCATCCGGCGACGGTACCAACGCCCCGGAGCCGACCGGTGAGCCTCTCCAGCGTGCCCGCGTCGAGTCCGGCGTCGAGCAGGTAGGCCCGTGCGTCCAACCGTTCGGCGGTCTGCCGGGCCAGCGCGTGGACGGTCGTGCCGAGCCCGGCGACGTACGTCTCGATCTCCGCGTCGTCGTACGGTCGGCCCCGCGCGGCGTACCCGGCCCGTACCCGGGACTCGCTCAGCCCGTGGTCGACGGCGATCTCCCGCGGGCTCGCCCCGGCGAGCCGGAGCAGGACGAGGGCGATGATCCCGGTGCGGTCCCGGCCCAGACCGCAGTGGAAGGCCACCCCGCCGGGCGGGGCGTCGGCGATCGCACGGGCCACGGCGGCGACGCGGTCGGGGAATCGCTCCAGGAAAGGCTGGAAATACGCGGGGGTGCCGAAACCGGGGGTCCCCCACCACACGTCCCAGAAGTCCCGGTGTTCGAGCCCGTCCAGGGGTATCCGCACCGTGGTCAGGAGGTCGGGACGGGGTGCGCGGTCCCCTTCCACCTCGTCGTCATTGCGCAGGTCGACGACGGTCCGCACGCCGTGGGCGACGACGGTGGTCCAGCCCTGCCCGGTGAGCCGGTCGAGCCGGTCCGCGCGCACGGCCGCCCCCGGCACGACCTGCCCCACACCTCCCAGGTCACGCGCGTTGAAACACCCGTCCCACTCCAGAAATCGACCGGCCTGCGCCATGTTCATAGCCCCCCTGTCAGTACACATCGGACAGTGACTGATGACGCGACCCTGGCGGCGGGCGGTTCCGCGCGTGAAGATCTGCCCATGTCGCCTGAGACCCAGCAGTGGACCCCCACCCATGGCCGGCCCTACCGGCCCGTCCCCTACCGACCCGCGCGCATGCCGGGCCCGGAATCCCTCGCGCGCGCGGCCGAGTTGAGGGCCCGGATGGACGAGCGGCGCACCGTCCGTCACTTCTCCACCGACCCGGTGCCCGAGCAGGTCGTCCGGGACGCGATCGCCTGCGCCGCCACGGCCCCGTCGGGTGCGCACCAGCAGCCCTGGACGTTCGTCCTGGTCAAGGACCCCGAGATCCGCCAGCAGATCCGCGCGGCCGCCGAGCAGGAGGAGCAGATCTCCTACGACGGCCGGCTCGGCGACGAATGGCTCGCCGCGCTGCGTCCCCTCGGCACCGACGCGGTCAAGAACCACCTGACCGACGCTCCGGCCCTGATCGTGGTCTTCCAGCAGCGGTACTGGCTGGGGCCCGACGGTACGAAGCGCAAGCACTACTACGTGGACGAGTCGGTCGGCATCGCCGTCGGCATGCTCCTGTCCGCCCTCCACCTGAGCGGGCTCGCCGCGCTGATCCACACGCCGAGCCCGATGCGGTTCCTGGGGCACGTCCTGAACCGCCCGGAGAACGAGAAGGCCTTCGCGGTCATCCCCGTCGGCTACCCGGCCGACGACTGCGAGGTCCCGGACCTGCTGCGCAAGTCCCTGGACCAGGTCATCGTCGAGGTCTGAGAACGGTCCCGCAACCGTGACCGCCCCCGCTCCGGACTTGGGGGTACCGGAGCGGGGGCGGGGTTCGGCAGGGCAGGGAGGTCAGCCCATGTGCGGGTACGCGTAGTCGGTCGGCGGGACCAGGGTCTCCTTGATGGAGCGGGTCGAGGTCCAGCGCAGCAGGTTGGAGGCCGCGCCCGCCTTGTCGTTCGTGCCGGACGCGCGGCCGCCGCCGAAGGGCTGCTGGCCGACGACGGCGCCGGTCGACTTGTCGTTGATGTAGAAGTTGCCCGCCGCGAAGCGGAGCTTCTCCATCGCGTCGGCCGCCGCGTAGCGGTCCTGGGCGATGACGGCGCCGGTCAGCGCGTACGCGGACACCGACTCCATCTGCTCCAGCATCGCGTCGAAGTCCGCGTCCTCGTAGACGTGCACGGCGAGGATCGGGCCGAAGTACTCGGTCGTGAAGACCTCGTTCTCCGGGTCGGTGCAGGCGATGACGGTCGGGCGGACGAAGTAGCCCTCCGAGTCGTCGTAGCTGCCGCCGGCGACGATCGTGCAGGTCGGGTCGGCCTTGGCGCGGTCGATCGCGGCCTTGTTCTTCGCGAACGAACGCTCGTCGATGACGGCGCCGACGAAGTTCGACAGGTCGCGGACGTCACCCATGGTGATGCCGTCGACCTCGGCCGCGAAGGCCTCCTTGAAGCCGTCGTTCCAGATCGACGCCGGGACGTAGGCGCGCGAGGAGGCCGAGCACTTCTGGCCCTGGTACTCGAAGGAGCCGCGGGTCAGGGCGGTCTTCAGGATGTCGCGGTCCGCGGACGGGTGGGCGACGACGAAGTCCTTGCCACCGGTCTCGCCGACCAGGCGCGGGTAGGACTTGTACTTCTCGATGTTGTTGCCGACGGTCTTCCACAGGTGCTGGAAGGTCTTGGTCGAGCCGGTGAAGTGGATGCCGGCCAGCTCGGGGTGGTTCAGGGCCACCTCGGAGACGGCGATGCCGTCACCGGTCACCAGGTTGATGACGCCCTTGGGCAGACCGGCCGCCTCCAGGACCTCCATCAGCAGGACCGCGGAGTGCGTCTGCGTCGGGGACGGCTTCCACACGACCACGTTGCCCATCAGGGCCGGGGCGGTCGGCAGGTTGCCGGCGATGGCCGTGAAGTTGAACGGCGTGATCGCGTAGACGAAGCCCTCCAGCGGGCGGTGGTCGCTGCGGTTCCACACGCCGGCGCTGTTCGCGGCGGGCTGCTCGGCCAGGATCTGGCGGGCGAAG of the Streptomyces sp. NBC_01426 genome contains:
- a CDS encoding GNAT family N-acetyltransferase, whose product is MTANTSDGTLLRHTGELGTTEFGEIRALLDDAFDGDFADEDFEHALGGMHVLVREDSGLVAHGSVVQRRVVHAGRALRTGYVEAVAVRSDRRRRGLAGRVMAELEGVIGRAYELGALSASDDGAALYAGRGWRVWGGRIGVLGPAGPRRLAEEEGSTYLWAPPGGALLDPTGRLDFDWRNGDVL
- a CDS encoding tyrosine-protein phosphatase, encoding MNMAQAGRFLEWDGCFNARDLGGVGQVVPGAAVRADRLDRLTGQGWTTVVAHGVRTVVDLRNDDEVEGDRAPRPDLLTTVRIPLDGLEHRDFWDVWWGTPGFGTPAYFQPFLERFPDRVAAVARAIADAPPGGVAFHCGLGRDRTGIIALVLLRLAGASPREIAVDHGLSESRVRAGYAARGRPYDDAEIETYVAGLGTTVHALARQTAERLDARAYLLDAGLDAGTLERLTGRLRGVGTVAG
- a CDS encoding nitroreductase family protein, coding for MSPETQQWTPTHGRPYRPVPYRPARMPGPESLARAAELRARMDERRTVRHFSTDPVPEQVVRDAIACAATAPSGAHQQPWTFVLVKDPEIRQQIRAAAEQEEQISYDGRLGDEWLAALRPLGTDAVKNHLTDAPALIVVFQQRYWLGPDGTKRKHYYVDESVGIAVGMLLSALHLSGLAALIHTPSPMRFLGHVLNRPENEKAFAVIPVGYPADDCEVPDLLRKSLDQVIVEV
- the pruA gene encoding L-glutamate gamma-semialdehyde dehydrogenase encodes the protein MDAVTQVPAPVNEPVHSYAPGSPERARLEIQLKQLSENPIDLPMTIDGVKRMGGGERFDVVQPHDHKSVIGTYANATEADAQAAVDAALAAAPAWRAMDFDDRAAIILRAAELLAGPWREKLAASTMLGQSKTAQQAEIDTPCELVDFWRFNVHFARQILAEQPAANSAGVWNRSDHRPLEGFVYAITPFNFTAIAGNLPTAPALMGNVVVWKPSPTQTHSAVLLMEVLEAAGLPKGVINLVTGDGIAVSEVALNHPELAGIHFTGSTKTFQHLWKTVGNNIEKYKSYPRLVGETGGKDFVVAHPSADRDILKTALTRGSFEYQGQKCSASSRAYVPASIWNDGFKEAFAAEVDGITMGDVRDLSNFVGAVIDERSFAKNKAAIDRAKADPTCTIVAGGSYDDSEGYFVRPTVIACTDPENEVFTTEYFGPILAVHVYEDADFDAMLEQMESVSAYALTGAVIAQDRYAAADAMEKLRFAAGNFYINDKSTGAVVGQQPFGGGRASGTNDKAGAASNLLRWTSTRSIKETLVPPTDYAYPHMG